The following coding sequences are from one Mycolicibacterium aichiense window:
- a CDS encoding class I SAM-dependent methyltransferase, whose translation MCISSPSVPSSSRTANFGLACLAMSAFVTDAGDSGLPLTGERTIPGLAEENYWFRRHEVVYRRLLDLCAGRDVLEAGCGEGYGADLIASVANRVVAVDYDAATVAHVAARYPRVDVVEGNLAALPLPDASVDVVVNFQVIEHLWDQPQFVAECARVLRPGGLLLMSTPNRITFSPGLDTPVNPFHTRELNAAELAELLTDGGFFTLQSMSGVFHGPALTAMDERHGGSIINAQIERAVADAPWSGELLADVAAVRCADFDVLDEAERNIDDSLDLVAIAVRA comes from the coding sequence TTGTGTATTAGCAGCCCATCGGTACCGAGCAGTTCGCGAACCGCCAACTTCGGGTTAGCCTGCCTTGCAATGAGCGCATTCGTGACTGACGCAGGTGACAGCGGTTTGCCGCTGACCGGCGAGCGGACCATCCCCGGGCTGGCGGAAGAGAACTACTGGTTTCGCCGCCACGAGGTGGTCTACCGCCGTCTGCTGGATCTTTGCGCAGGTCGTGACGTGCTGGAAGCGGGCTGTGGCGAGGGGTACGGCGCCGACCTGATCGCATCGGTGGCAAACCGGGTGGTGGCCGTGGACTACGACGCGGCGACGGTGGCCCACGTGGCGGCCCGCTACCCCCGGGTCGACGTCGTCGAAGGCAATCTGGCGGCCTTGCCGCTGCCGGACGCTTCAGTTGACGTTGTGGTGAACTTCCAGGTCATCGAGCACTTGTGGGATCAGCCACAATTCGTAGCCGAATGCGCCCGAGTGCTGCGGCCCGGCGGCCTGCTGCTGATGTCGACGCCCAATCGCATCACCTTCTCTCCCGGCCTGGACACCCCGGTCAACCCGTTCCACACCCGCGAACTCAACGCGGCCGAACTTGCCGAGCTGCTGACCGACGGCGGCTTCTTCACCTTGCAGTCGATGAGCGGCGTGTTTCACGGGCCGGCCCTGACCGCGATGGATGAACGCCACGGCGGCTCGATCATCAATGCCCAGATCGAGCGGGCAGTGGCCGACGCCCCCTGGTCCGGCGAGCTGCTGGCCGATGTGGCCGCCGTGCGCTGTGCGGACTTCGATGTACTCGACGAGGCCGAGCGCAATATCGACGACAGCCTGGATCTGGTGGCAATCGCGGTGCGCGCATGA
- a CDS encoding electron transfer flavoprotein subunit beta/FixA family protein, producing the protein MTNIVVLIKQVPDTWSERKLSDGDYTLDRDAADAVLDEINERAVEEALLIKEREGDAAGTVTVLTAGPERATEAIRKALSMGADKAVHLLDDGLHGSDMVQTGWALARALGAIEGTELVIAGNEATDGTGGAVPAIIAEYLGLPQLTHLRKVTVEGGKITGERETDDGVFTLEASLPAVISVNEKINEPRFPSFKGIMAAKKKEVTTLTLAEIGVEGDEVGLANAGTSVLSSTPKPPKTAGEKITDEGDGGSKIAQYLVAQKII; encoded by the coding sequence ATGACGAACATCGTGGTCCTGATCAAACAGGTCCCAGACACGTGGTCCGAGCGCAAGTTGTCCGACGGTGACTACACGCTCGATCGCGACGCTGCCGATGCCGTGCTGGACGAGATCAACGAGCGTGCCGTTGAAGAGGCGCTGCTGATCAAGGAGCGCGAAGGCGACGCCGCGGGCACCGTCACCGTGCTGACCGCCGGCCCCGAGCGCGCCACCGAGGCGATCCGCAAGGCGCTGTCGATGGGTGCCGACAAGGCCGTACACCTGCTGGATGACGGCCTGCACGGCTCCGACATGGTGCAGACCGGCTGGGCCCTGGCCCGCGCGCTGGGCGCCATCGAAGGTACCGAGCTGGTCATCGCCGGCAACGAGGCCACCGACGGCACCGGCGGTGCGGTCCCGGCCATCATCGCCGAGTACCTCGGCCTGCCCCAGCTGACGCACCTGCGCAAGGTGACCGTCGAGGGCGGCAAGATCACCGGCGAGCGCGAGACCGACGACGGTGTCTTCACCCTCGAGGCCTCACTTCCCGCGGTCATCAGCGTCAACGAGAAGATCAACGAGCCGCGCTTCCCGTCCTTCAAGGGCATCATGGCCGCGAAGAAGAAGGAAGTGACCACCCTGACGCTGGCCGAGATCGGCGTCGAGGGCGACGAGGTCGGCCTGGCCAACGCCGGCACTTCGGTGCTGTCGTCCACGCCGAAGCCGCCGAAGACCGCTGGCGAGAAGATCACCGACGAAGGCGACGGCGGCAGCAAGATCGCCCAGTACCTGGTCGCCCAAAAGATCATCTAA
- a CDS encoding electron transfer flavoprotein subunit alpha/FixB family protein encodes MAEVLVLVEHAEGAVKKVTAELITAARALGEPSAVVIGAPGTAAPLVDDLKAAGAAKIYVAESDDAAGYLITPFVDVLASLVESATPAAVLLAANADGKEIAGRLAARTGAGVLSDVVEVKEGGKAIHSIFGGAFTVEAQANGETPVITLRPGAVDAAPEAGAGEQVTVEVPAQAETATKITKREPAVAGDRPELTEASVVVSGGRGVGSADKFSVVEELADSLGGAVGASRAAVDSGYYPGQFQVGQTGKTVSPQLYIALGISGAIQHRAGMQTSKTIIAVNKDEEAPIFEIADYGIVGDLFNVTPQLTDAVKSRKG; translated from the coding sequence ATGGCTGAAGTACTTGTGCTCGTCGAGCACGCCGAAGGTGCGGTGAAGAAAGTCACCGCCGAGCTCATCACCGCCGCCCGTGCCCTGGGCGAGCCGTCGGCTGTCGTGATCGGTGCCCCCGGCACTGCCGCGCCGCTCGTCGACGACCTCAAGGCCGCCGGTGCGGCCAAGATCTACGTCGCCGAATCGGACGACGCCGCGGGCTACCTGATCACCCCGTTCGTCGACGTTCTGGCGTCGCTGGTGGAGTCGGCCACTCCGGCCGCCGTGCTGCTGGCCGCCAACGCCGATGGCAAGGAGATCGCGGGCCGGCTCGCCGCCCGGACCGGCGCCGGTGTGCTGTCCGACGTCGTCGAGGTCAAGGAAGGCGGCAAGGCCATCCACTCGATCTTCGGTGGCGCCTTCACCGTCGAGGCCCAGGCCAACGGTGAGACCCCGGTGATCACCCTGCGTCCGGGTGCCGTCGACGCAGCGCCCGAAGCCGGTGCCGGCGAGCAGGTGACCGTCGAGGTGCCCGCACAGGCCGAGACCGCCACCAAGATCACCAAGCGCGAGCCCGCCGTTGCCGGCGACCGCCCCGAGCTCACCGAGGCCAGCGTTGTGGTCTCCGGTGGCCGTGGTGTCGGCAGTGCGGACAAGTTCTCGGTGGTCGAGGAGCTGGCCGACTCGCTGGGTGGCGCCGTCGGTGCATCGCGCGCCGCCGTCGACTCCGGCTACTACCCGGGCCAGTTCCAGGTGGGCCAGACCGGCAAGACCGTCTCGCCGCAGCTGTACATCGCGCTGGGAATCTCCGGTGCGATCCAGCACCGCGCGGGCATGCAGACGTCCAAGACGATCATCGCGGTGAACAAGGACGAGGAAGCACCGATCTTCGAGATCGCCGATTACGGCATCGTTGGTGACCTGTTCAACGTCACGCCGCAGCTGACCGACGCGGTCAAGTCCCGCAAGGGTTAA
- a CDS encoding GNAT family N-acetyltransferase, whose protein sequence is MSTASVLIAPDRNESAALRGPRYSLLLSTDPSLIDAAQRLRYQVFTTEPGYTLAADGDGRDADRFDEFCDHLLVREDTSGEIVGCYRMLPPPGAIAAGSLYTATEFDVSALDSLRPSLVEMGRAVVRTDHRNGAVVLLMWAGILAYLDRCGYDYVTGCVSVPTHSEDPAGAPPGSQIRGVRDFVLRRHAAAAEHTVYPYRPVVLDGKGLDEIAPPARPTIPPLMRGYLRLGARVCGEPAHDPEFGVGDFPALLDKRQADTRYLTRLRSVSAASEMADGVGGTA, encoded by the coding sequence ATGAGCACTGCCTCCGTACTCATAGCCCCCGACCGGAACGAATCCGCCGCCTTGCGCGGCCCGCGCTACTCACTACTGCTGTCCACCGACCCCAGCCTGATCGACGCGGCCCAGCGGCTGCGGTATCAGGTCTTCACCACCGAACCCGGGTACACATTGGCCGCCGACGGCGACGGCCGTGACGCCGACCGGTTCGACGAATTCTGCGATCACCTGCTGGTGCGCGAGGACACCTCCGGAGAGATTGTCGGCTGCTACCGGATGCTGCCGCCGCCAGGCGCGATCGCCGCCGGAAGCCTCTACACCGCAACCGAGTTCGACGTCAGCGCCCTCGACTCTCTGCGCCCGTCGCTGGTGGAGATGGGTCGCGCGGTGGTGCGCACCGACCACCGCAACGGCGCCGTGGTGCTGCTCATGTGGGCCGGCATTCTGGCTTATCTGGACCGCTGCGGCTACGACTACGTCACCGGATGTGTCTCGGTGCCGACGCACTCAGAAGACCCGGCGGGTGCACCTCCTGGCTCGCAGATTCGCGGGGTGCGCGATTTCGTGCTGCGCCGTCATGCCGCCGCCGCTGAGCACACGGTGTACCCGTATCGGCCGGTCGTGCTGGACGGTAAGGGTCTCGACGAGATCGCACCGCCGGCCCGGCCGACGATCCCGCCGCTGATGCGCGGCTACCTGCGCCTGGGCGCCCGGGTCTGCGGGGAACCCGCACACGACCCCGAGTTCGGCGTCGGCGACTTCCCGGCACTGCTGGACAAAAGGCAGGCCGATACGCGTTATCTGACCAGGCTGAGGTCGGTGTCGGCGGCCAGCGAGATGGCCGACGGAGTCGGGGGGACGGCATGA
- a CDS encoding lysophospholipid acyltransferase family protein: MTVTEHAWLPRALCDSSCVRAGGAPPSRRLVAAVRATYRIAAALTLLMVVPLLAVPLPGRGRVQRLYCRTFLRCLGVRITVSGGPIRNLRGVLVVSGHVSWVDTFVIGSVLPGAFVARADLIDWPAVGLAARIMKVIPIDRASLRRLPQVVATVAERLRNGQTVVAFPEGTTWCGLAYGQFRPAMFQAAVDSGRPVQPLRLTYHHRDGRPSTVTAFVGDDSLWQSLSRTVRTRVTVVDVEVASLELPGTDRRELAARCEVAVRGQIAPRFQHSHALAG; this comes from the coding sequence ATGACGGTGACCGAGCACGCGTGGCTGCCGCGCGCGTTGTGTGACAGCAGTTGTGTGCGCGCCGGCGGTGCCCCGCCGTCGCGGCGGCTGGTCGCGGCGGTGCGGGCGACCTACCGCATCGCGGCGGCACTGACGCTGCTGATGGTGGTGCCGTTGCTCGCGGTGCCGCTGCCGGGGCGGGGCCGTGTCCAGCGGCTGTATTGCCGAACCTTCCTGCGCTGCCTCGGTGTGCGAATCACCGTGTCGGGCGGGCCGATTCGTAACCTGCGCGGCGTACTTGTGGTCAGCGGCCACGTCTCCTGGGTGGACACCTTCGTCATCGGATCGGTACTGCCCGGGGCGTTCGTCGCACGTGCAGATCTCATCGACTGGCCTGCCGTCGGCCTTGCGGCGCGGATCATGAAGGTCATCCCGATCGATCGCGCCAGCCTGCGCCGGCTGCCTCAGGTGGTCGCGACGGTGGCCGAGCGGCTGCGCAACGGGCAGACCGTCGTCGCCTTCCCGGAGGGGACCACCTGGTGCGGCCTGGCCTACGGCCAGTTCCGTCCGGCGATGTTCCAGGCCGCCGTCGACTCCGGCCGGCCGGTGCAGCCCTTGCGGCTGACCTACCACCACCGCGACGGGCGACCGTCGACCGTGACGGCGTTCGTCGGCGACGACTCGCTGTGGCAGTCGCTGAGCCGCACGGTGCGGACCCGCGTCACCGTCGTCGACGTCGAGGTGGCGTCCCTGGAGTTGCCGGGTACCGATCGGCGGGAGCTGGCGGCCCGTTGCGAGGTCGCGGTGCGTGGCCAGATCGCCCCGCGCTTCCAGCACAGTCACGCCCTGGCGGGCTGA
- a CDS encoding cysteine desulfurase family protein — protein MSPTDGPVYLDHAATTPMHPAAIEAMTAALATVGNASSLHTAGRDARRRMEEARETIAARLGARPSEVIFTAGGTESDNLAVKGIYWARRDADPARRRIVTTAVEHHAVLDAVTWLAEHEGAEVTFLPTEPDGSVTAGALREALTQHDDVALITVMWANNEVGTIMPIAELAAVAAEFDVPIHSDAVQAVGHIPVDFAGSNLSAISLAAHKFGGPTGVGALLLRRATACVPLLHGGGQERDVRSGTPDVAGVVAMAAAVDVAVESLDATGARLRYLRERLVKGVLDSITDTGVNGALGDRRLPGNTHFTFRGCEGDSLLMLLDANGIECSTGSACTAGVAQPSHVLLAMGADADAARGSLRLSLGHTSTEADVDAALRVLPAAVERARQAALASSSMGALR, from the coding sequence ATGAGCCCGACCGACGGTCCGGTGTATCTCGACCACGCTGCCACCACCCCGATGCATCCCGCTGCCATCGAGGCGATGACGGCTGCGCTGGCCACCGTCGGCAACGCCTCCTCGCTGCACACCGCAGGCCGCGACGCCCGGCGGCGGATGGAAGAGGCCAGGGAGACCATTGCGGCGCGCCTCGGTGCCCGGCCGTCGGAGGTGATCTTCACCGCAGGCGGCACCGAAAGCGACAATCTGGCGGTCAAGGGCATCTACTGGGCGCGGCGCGACGCCGACCCGGCCCGCCGCCGCATCGTGACCACCGCGGTCGAGCACCACGCCGTGCTCGACGCCGTCACCTGGCTTGCCGAGCATGAGGGCGCCGAGGTGACGTTCCTGCCCACCGAACCGGACGGCTCGGTGACGGCCGGGGCGCTGCGCGAGGCGCTGACCCAACACGATGACGTGGCGCTGATCACGGTGATGTGGGCCAACAACGAGGTCGGCACCATCATGCCGATCGCCGAACTGGCCGCCGTGGCCGCCGAGTTCGACGTGCCGATCCACAGCGACGCCGTCCAGGCGGTCGGCCACATCCCGGTGGACTTCGCCGGCTCCAACCTCTCGGCCATCAGCCTGGCCGCGCACAAGTTCGGCGGTCCGACCGGTGTGGGCGCGCTGCTGCTGCGCCGGGCGACCGCGTGCGTCCCGCTGCTGCACGGCGGCGGCCAAGAACGCGATGTCCGCTCGGGCACACCGGATGTCGCGGGTGTGGTCGCGATGGCGGCGGCTGTCGATGTCGCCGTCGAATCTCTGGACGCCACCGGCGCGCGGCTGCGCTACCTGCGGGAGCGTCTCGTCAAAGGGGTGCTGGATTCGATCACCGACACCGGAGTCAACGGCGCCCTGGGTGATCGCCGGCTCCCGGGCAACACCCACTTCACCTTCCGCGGCTGTGAGGGCGACTCGCTGTTGATGTTATTGGACGCCAACGGAATCGAGTGCTCGACGGGATCCGCGTGCACCGCCGGAGTGGCGCAACCCTCGCATGTCCTGTTGGCCATGGGTGCCGACGCCGACGCCGCCCGTGGATCGTTGCGATTGTCCTTGGGTCACACCAGCACTGAAGCCGACGTCGATGCGGCGTTGCGGGTGCTGCCCGCCGCGGTCGAGCGCGCCCGCCAGGCCGCGCTGGCCAGTTCGTCGATGGGAGCGCTGCGATGA
- the mnmA gene encoding tRNA 2-thiouridine(34) synthase MnmA: MRVLAAMSGGVDSSVAAARMVDAGHEVVGVHLALSRQPGTLRTGSRGCCSKEDAGDARRVADVLGIPFYVWDFADKFAEDVIDDFVSSYERGETPNPCVRCNEKIKFSALAAKALALGFDAVATGHYARLSEGRLRRAVDVDKDQSYVLGVLTAQQLRHAAFPIGDTPKPAIRDEAAQRGLSVADKPDSHDICFIPSGDTQAFLGARIGVRRGAVVDDATGAVLAEHDGVHGFTIGQRKGLGIAGPGPDGLPRYVTAIDAESQTVRVGAKEDLEVQSLTGIRPVFTSGVAPAGPVECEVQVRAHGGVVPAVAEAVGDELRVSLRVPLRGVAPGQTLVLYRPDPAGDEVVGSATISRPESC, encoded by the coding sequence ATGAGGGTGCTGGCCGCGATGAGCGGCGGCGTCGATTCGTCAGTGGCCGCCGCACGGATGGTCGACGCCGGCCACGAGGTCGTCGGCGTGCACCTGGCGTTGTCGCGACAACCGGGCACCCTGCGGACAGGTTCGCGCGGCTGCTGCTCCAAAGAAGATGCCGGCGACGCCCGCCGGGTTGCCGACGTCCTCGGAATCCCGTTCTATGTCTGGGATTTCGCCGACAAGTTCGCCGAAGACGTGATCGACGACTTCGTCTCCTCCTATGAGCGCGGCGAGACCCCCAACCCGTGCGTGCGCTGCAACGAGAAGATCAAGTTCTCCGCATTGGCGGCCAAGGCCCTGGCGTTGGGCTTCGATGCGGTGGCCACCGGGCACTACGCCCGGCTGTCCGAGGGCCGGCTGCGCCGCGCGGTCGACGTCGACAAGGACCAGTCCTACGTGCTCGGCGTGCTGACCGCCCAACAGCTGCGCCATGCGGCGTTCCCGATCGGCGACACCCCCAAGCCGGCGATCCGCGACGAGGCCGCGCAGCGTGGGCTGTCCGTCGCCGACAAGCCCGACAGCCACGACATCTGCTTTATCCCCTCCGGAGACACCCAGGCTTTCCTCGGCGCCCGGATCGGTGTGCGGCGCGGAGCCGTCGTCGACGACGCCACCGGTGCGGTGCTCGCCGAGCATGATGGCGTGCACGGTTTCACCATCGGCCAGCGCAAGGGCCTCGGCATCGCCGGCCCCGGACCGGACGGCCTGCCGCGGTACGTCACCGCCATCGACGCCGAGTCGCAGACGGTGCGGGTGGGGGCGAAAGAAGACCTCGAAGTTCAGTCGCTGACCGGCATCCGCCCGGTGTTCACCTCCGGCGTCGCGCCGGCCGGCCCGGTGGAATGCGAGGTGCAGGTCCGCGCCCACGGTGGCGTGGTCCCCGCCGTCGCCGAAGCCGTCGGCGACGAGCTGCGCGTTTCGCTGCGGGTACCGTTGCGCGGTGTCGCGCCGGGGCAGACGCTGGTGCTCTATCGGCCCGACCCGGCCGGTGACGAGGTTGTCGGCAGCGCGACGATCAGCCGCCCGGAATCTTGTTGA
- a CDS encoding sensor domain-containing protein: MRVRAPVVCCAAAMLLTGCTQWVDGAPLRALGEPSSSPPGVVDVDRIMLSQQQIQAITGGGQDVTIIPSMDGKAMVDVDPLADLVPRDCRFLFLETDTFGTDVEDFHKTSFQYPPRRALISEAAASYRDESTARQTFNTLSTAVHRCADGPMGAGLVGDVDGDADSLSTRLPRCGRDYRLKASVLVEVTFCTFPESVPEIVMTNILNKIPGG; this comes from the coding sequence ATGAGGGTGCGCGCTCCGGTCGTCTGTTGCGCTGCCGCGATGCTGCTGACGGGCTGCACCCAGTGGGTCGACGGGGCGCCGCTGCGCGCCCTCGGCGAGCCGTCGTCCTCCCCGCCGGGGGTCGTCGACGTCGACCGAATCATGCTCAGCCAGCAGCAAATTCAGGCCATCACCGGCGGCGGCCAGGACGTGACGATCATCCCCAGCATGGACGGCAAGGCCATGGTGGACGTCGATCCGCTGGCCGACTTGGTCCCCCGCGACTGCCGCTTTCTGTTCCTCGAAACCGATACCTTCGGCACCGACGTCGAGGACTTCCACAAGACCAGCTTCCAGTACCCGCCGCGGCGCGCACTGATCTCTGAAGCCGCGGCGTCCTACCGCGACGAGTCCACCGCCCGGCAGACGTTCAACACCCTCTCGACCGCCGTGCACCGCTGCGCCGACGGACCGATGGGTGCGGGCCTGGTCGGCGATGTCGACGGTGACGCAGACTCGCTGAGCACCCGACTTCCCCGGTGCGGCCGCGATTACCGGCTCAAGGCGTCGGTGCTGGTGGAAGTGACGTTCTGCACGTTCCCCGAGTCGGTGCCCGAGATCGTGATGACGAATATTCTCAACAAGATTCCGGGCGGCTGA
- a CDS encoding methionine synthase, which yields MSDFAAATGIGSWPGSAPREAAEIMVGELHRLPHLVELPARGVGADMIGRAGALLVDIAIDTVPRGYRIAARPGAVTRRAKSLLDEDIDAIEEAWEKAGGPGSGRPVKVQAPGPVTLAAQLELPNGHRALTDAGAVRDLASSLAEGVARHRAEVARRLSTTVVVQYDEPLLFAALAGRLTGVTAMSPVHPVDEVVAIGLLDECVAAADTEVMLHSCADMPWNVLQRSAIHAVSVDVSTLGDADFDGLGEFLDSGRCVVFGLVPTSAPAKRPSAEEVAAAAVAITDRIGFSRSSVRDRVGISPACGLAGADAAWARVAIGLCQRAADVVTDDPDAI from the coding sequence GTGAGTGATTTCGCGGCAGCCACCGGCATCGGCTCGTGGCCGGGTTCCGCCCCGCGGGAGGCCGCCGAGATCATGGTCGGGGAGTTGCACCGACTGCCGCACCTGGTCGAACTGCCGGCCCGCGGGGTGGGCGCCGACATGATCGGCCGAGCCGGTGCGCTTCTGGTCGACATCGCCATCGACACCGTGCCGCGCGGCTACCGCATCGCCGCCCGGCCGGGTGCTGTCACCCGGCGGGCGAAGAGTCTGCTCGACGAGGACATCGACGCGATCGAGGAGGCCTGGGAGAAAGCCGGCGGCCCCGGCTCCGGACGGCCCGTCAAGGTACAGGCACCCGGTCCGGTGACACTGGCCGCCCAGCTCGAGCTTCCCAACGGACACCGGGCGCTCACCGATGCGGGTGCGGTGCGCGACCTGGCGTCGTCGCTGGCCGAGGGAGTGGCCAGGCATCGTGCCGAGGTGGCTCGCCGGCTCTCGACGACGGTCGTCGTGCAGTACGACGAGCCGCTGCTGTTCGCCGCGCTGGCCGGCCGGTTGACCGGGGTGACCGCCATGAGCCCGGTGCATCCGGTCGACGAGGTGGTGGCAATCGGTCTGCTCGACGAGTGCGTGGCCGCCGCAGACACCGAGGTGATGTTGCACAGCTGCGCGGATATGCCATGGAATGTCTTGCAGCGCAGCGCCATCCATGCGGTCTCGGTGGACGTGAGCACCCTTGGTGATGCCGACTTCGACGGGTTGGGCGAGTTCCTCGACTCGGGGCGGTGCGTGGTGTTCGGTCTGGTGCCGACGAGCGCACCCGCGAAGCGACCGTCGGCCGAGGAAGTTGCTGCCGCGGCAGTGGCGATCACCGACCGAATCGGGTTCTCCCGCAGTTCGGTTCGCGACCGCGTCGGCATCAGCCCGGCGTGCGGCCTTGCCGGGGCCGACGCCGCGTGGGCCCGGGTCGCGATCGGGCTGTGCCAGCGGGCGGCGGACGTCGTCACCGACGATCCCGACGCGATTTAG
- a CDS encoding Gp19/Gp15/Gp42 family protein produces the protein MSYATAADVAALLARELTTEETALVNRRLEQVERMISRRIPDLADQIAAEHLDEADVIDAEAEAAYRVMRNPKGLYSEQDGSYGYQLSREAADNSLRVTAEEWQTLGIRPSKMFSIAPRLGGSA, from the coding sequence ATGAGCTACGCAACCGCTGCTGACGTAGCCGCGCTCCTGGCGCGGGAACTGACCACCGAAGAGACGGCTCTTGTGAACCGCCGGCTCGAACAAGTCGAGCGAATGATCTCGCGCCGCATACCAGATCTAGCCGACCAGATCGCCGCCGAGCACCTGGACGAGGCCGACGTGATCGACGCAGAGGCCGAGGCCGCCTATCGGGTGATGAGGAATCCCAAGGGGCTTTACAGCGAGCAGGATGGTTCCTACGGCTATCAACTGTCGCGTGAGGCTGCCGACAACAGCCTCCGCGTCACGGCCGAGGAGTGGCAGACGCTCGGCATCCGACCGAGCAAGATGTTCTCGATTGCTCCGCGTCTGGGAGGCTCGGCGTGA